A single region of the Winslowiella toletana genome encodes:
- a CDS encoding S-type pyocin domain-containing protein — protein sequence MGNRSTCYGRGTALEGDKTASGAECIASISNDIEHGRRVVRVGDKTTRCPKCGEVGVIVSGEPRDTNNGKIAAVDGSIVHCGCPSGSNWIIAPAGQWVGGGPDPSIAALEAWVAERKAAEEEKAKQLAEARDRNRVFAKSCLQGEGCNDAGEDQEPHTNFAVMAFYQAVPPADPVSDNDVVQHAQTARKKKAAEDIPKPKKRSALYKWWFGNHEEVEYQRATAAATSAANAQMAVEGASVLGLVGGKAITTGTWAVKLGEMATGLGRVAASGPGAPIAAVVMGMMPGRLNDGEQDFIDRMRLEQMREAPSRVRYTWEQDDKGNPVPHGWHTPPGKDRVRVRKMEWDSSRKAYTFTTEEDPRITIIWTPDSSGVNVPSNTGNQNPVRIPNPVIVNPLPEDTGIEATTSPTPEEKKFADYILILPISDVPPIYIYLRNSSGEVTGKGQKVSGIWLLDANTGNGSPIPSQIADKLRGRTFANFDQFREAFWIEVSKDPELSRQFKGSNIINMKKGKAPATYREGRVGKRIKFEIHHIKPIGQGGEVYDVDNMGVTTPRRHIDIHSNK from the coding sequence ATGGGAAATCGTTCTACCTGTTATGGGCGAGGCACGGCACTGGAGGGGGATAAAACAGCCTCGGGTGCTGAATGTATCGCCTCAATATCCAATGATATCGAGCACGGACGAAGGGTTGTCCGTGTTGGTGATAAAACTACCCGATGCCCCAAATGTGGTGAGGTTGGGGTTATCGTATCCGGTGAACCCCGTGATACCAATAATGGAAAAATAGCAGCGGTAGACGGTTCAATTGTGCACTGCGGTTGCCCTTCCGGGTCGAATTGGATAATTGCGCCTGCCGGACAGTGGGTAGGAGGAGGCCCGGATCCTTCTATTGCAGCCCTTGAAGCATGGGTTGCTGAACGTAAGGCCGCAGAAGAAGAAAAAGCCAAACAACTGGCTGAAGCACGTGACCGCAATCGTGTGTTCGCCAAATCCTGCCTGCAGGGTGAGGGCTGTAATGATGCCGGAGAAGATCAGGAACCTCATACCAATTTCGCTGTGATGGCATTTTATCAGGCCGTTCCCCCTGCTGATCCTGTATCAGATAATGATGTTGTCCAGCACGCTCAGACAGCCAGGAAAAAGAAAGCTGCAGAAGATATTCCAAAGCCGAAAAAGCGAAGCGCCCTGTATAAATGGTGGTTCGGTAATCATGAGGAGGTCGAATACCAGCGGGCAACAGCAGCAGCCACAAGTGCTGCTAACGCTCAGATGGCGGTTGAAGGAGCCAGTGTGCTTGGGCTGGTGGGTGGAAAAGCCATTACAACAGGAACATGGGCAGTAAAACTTGGTGAGATGGCTACAGGACTCGGAAGGGTAGCAGCCAGCGGCCCCGGTGCTCCCATCGCAGCAGTTGTGATGGGAATGATGCCCGGCAGACTGAACGACGGTGAACAGGACTTTATTGACCGGATGCGTCTGGAACAGATGCGTGAAGCGCCAAGCCGTGTGCGTTATACATGGGAACAAGATGATAAAGGTAATCCGGTTCCTCATGGCTGGCATACTCCACCCGGTAAAGATAGGGTGCGTGTGCGCAAAATGGAGTGGGACAGCAGCCGAAAAGCTTATACGTTCACCACAGAGGAAGATCCGCGTATTACCATTATCTGGACGCCCGACAGTTCAGGTGTCAATGTTCCTTCAAATACAGGTAACCAGAATCCGGTAAGGATACCGAATCCTGTTATTGTTAATCCGCTGCCGGAAGACACCGGGATTGAGGCTACAACCAGCCCTACGCCGGAAGAGAAAAAATTTGCAGATTATATTCTTATCTTGCCAATATCGGATGTTCCACCGATATATATATATTTGCGCAACAGCTCTGGAGAGGTTACGGGTAAAGGTCAGAAGGTCAGCGGGATATGGCTGTTGGATGCAAATACCGGTAATGGTTCCCCGATTCCAAGCCAAATAGCGGATAAGCTGCGAGGCCGAACGTTTGCGAACTTTGACCAGTTCCGTGAAGCATTTTGGATTGAAGTATCTAAAGATCCTGAGTTATCAAGGCAATTTAAAGGTTCAAATATTATTAATATGAAGAAAGGGAAGGCTCCGGCAACGTATAGAGAGGGGCGAGTTGGAAAACGTATCAAGTTTGAGATTCATCATATCAAGCCGATAGGCCAAGGTGGTGAAGTCTATGACGTTGATAACATGGGCGTTACAACACCCCGGCGGCATATTGATATTCATTCTAATAAATAA
- a CDS encoding LysR family transcriptional regulator produces MMFKQLQDMALFALVAEGGSFTAAARRAGLPKSSVSQRISQLEQSLGLRLLNRTTRQLNLTFAGERYLIHCQEMLQASERADQAIERLRDNPSGRLRITSPAGIGATLLARCNAGFQQQFPDVTLEVSVSDDMRDLVQDGFDIALRTGKPQDSSLIGRRIGYCQRYLVAAPGYLAQHSPILHPQQLAEHRCIAHRAWSEWLLKRGEEWYSWLLPPTHMTDNLVYARECALQGAGITLLPRFLTHDLTRDNALVQVLPEWEVEGNELWLVYPSRKLNSPALACFIDYAIGSPVFTEFYK; encoded by the coding sequence ATCATGTTTAAGCAGTTACAGGATATGGCGCTGTTTGCGCTGGTGGCAGAGGGCGGCAGCTTTACTGCAGCGGCACGCCGCGCCGGGCTACCAAAATCGAGCGTCAGCCAACGCATCAGCCAGCTGGAACAGTCGCTCGGCTTACGTTTGCTGAACCGTACTACCCGCCAGCTGAATCTGACCTTTGCTGGTGAACGTTACCTGATTCACTGTCAGGAGATGCTACAGGCCAGCGAACGCGCCGATCAGGCGATTGAGCGACTGCGCGATAACCCCAGCGGCAGGTTGCGCATCACCAGCCCGGCGGGTATTGGCGCGACGCTGCTGGCGCGTTGTAATGCCGGCTTTCAGCAGCAGTTTCCCGACGTGACGCTGGAAGTCTCGGTATCCGATGATATGCGAGATCTGGTGCAGGATGGCTTTGATATCGCCCTGCGCACCGGCAAGCCGCAGGATTCATCGCTGATTGGCCGGCGCATTGGCTACTGCCAGCGCTATCTGGTGGCGGCTCCGGGCTATCTGGCGCAGCATTCGCCGATTTTGCATCCGCAACAGCTGGCGGAACATCGCTGTATTGCCCATCGCGCCTGGAGCGAATGGCTACTGAAGCGCGGCGAGGAGTGGTACAGCTGGCTACTGCCTCCGACGCATATGACGGACAACCTGGTGTATGCGCGCGAATGTGCGCTACAGGGAGCGGGCATTACCTTGCTGCCGCGCTTTTTAACCCATGATTTAACCCGAGATAATGCGCTGGTACAGGTGTTACCGGAGTGGGAAGTCGAAGGCAATGAGTTATGGCTGGTTTATCCCAGCCGTAAGCTGAACTCACCGGCGCTGGCCTGTTTTATCGACTATGCCATCGGTTCGCCGGTGTTTACGGAGTTCTACAAGTAG
- a CDS encoding efflux RND transporter permease subunit — protein sequence MATFFIARPVLAWVIAILIMLFGGLAMFSMPVSQFPAIAPPTINIHINWPGASAKTGQDSVVQVIEQQMNGLDNLEYMSSESHSDGSMTIVLTFSQRTNADTAQVQVQNKISLAQPMLPVEVQQQGIRVTKAPANNLLFLGFISKDGSMSRQDIADYVATFIQDPIGRTAGVGDFQLFGSPYAMRIWLDPAALFKFNLTATDVSRAVSEQNIEISSGQLGGLPAARGQEINATIQGATRLQYPEEFAAILIKTNSDGSQVRLGDVAKVELGAQNYAVTSWYNGKPAAGLAVRVASEANALDTAKAVYATLDQLRPFFPPGFEVVTNYDSTPFISLSIKNVVKTLIEAIVLVFVIMFLFLQNLRATLIPTLAIPVILLGTFGVLSTLGYSINTLTMFAMVLAIGLLVDDAIVVVENVERLMQQQKLSPVQATRQSMKQISGALFGMTMVLSAVFIPMMFFSGSTGVIYRQFAITIITAMVLSLFIALIFTPALCATLLKTPTADRHQGRFFQNINRFIEQITDRYSNLVGHCITRPLRLIALYILLIVVTVVMFIRLPGSFLPQEDQAFLFVQITTPAGSSAERTQQILHQASEYLLTKEKDTVLSAFIGSGFNFGGRGQNTGMIWVRLLPWEQRTAPAQHAEAVTQRLNAVFREQLRDANVVVSMPPSVRELGNVAGFNLQLMNQAGLDHQAFLAARNLFIDQARQSAILANIRVNSVEDAAQYQLVIDKERAKALGVPLNEINQTLSLAWGSGYINDFIDRGRVKRVYIQGQAESRMQPDDLHKWYVRNELGNMVPFSSFAAAEWGVGSQKLTRYNGVPAYNIQGVPASGYSSGDAIAEIERLAATLPDGVGYDWTGLSYEERKAGSQTAMLYLMSLMVIFLCLAGLYESWSIPSIVILAVPGGIIGTVLLMLLRGLANDVYFQIGLLTTIGLAAKNAILIVEFAKAHYDSGGSATESAMLAARQRLRPIVMTSLAFMLGVLPLFFASGAGAASQNAIGTAVLGGVLASTFLVIHFVPVFFVIITRIFRIKRKNKHDASIFPQV from the coding sequence ATGGCTACTTTCTTTATTGCGCGTCCGGTTTTGGCATGGGTTATTGCCATATTGATCATGCTGTTTGGTGGCCTGGCGATGTTCTCGATGCCGGTCAGTCAATTCCCGGCCATTGCCCCGCCAACCATCAATATTCATATCAACTGGCCCGGCGCTTCAGCCAAAACCGGGCAAGATTCTGTGGTGCAGGTTATCGAGCAGCAGATGAATGGCCTTGATAATCTTGAGTACATGTCATCTGAAAGTCATTCTGATGGCAGCATGACCATCGTGTTGACCTTTTCTCAGCGTACCAATGCCGATACCGCGCAAGTTCAGGTGCAGAATAAAATCTCGCTGGCGCAACCGATGCTGCCGGTCGAAGTGCAACAACAGGGTATTCGGGTAACCAAAGCACCGGCAAATAACCTGTTGTTTCTCGGTTTTATCTCCAAAGATGGCAGCATGTCGCGCCAGGATATCGCGGATTATGTTGCAACATTTATTCAGGATCCGATCGGTCGCACCGCTGGCGTAGGGGACTTCCAGCTTTTTGGATCGCCTTACGCGATGCGGATATGGCTCGATCCGGCAGCATTATTTAAATTCAATCTGACGGCAACGGATGTCAGCCGCGCGGTGAGTGAACAAAATATTGAAATTTCATCCGGTCAGTTAGGCGGCCTGCCCGCCGCGCGAGGACAGGAAATAAACGCGACGATTCAGGGAGCAACGCGCCTGCAATATCCGGAGGAATTCGCTGCCATTCTGATTAAAACCAACAGCGATGGATCTCAGGTTCGCTTAGGTGACGTGGCAAAAGTTGAGCTGGGGGCGCAAAACTATGCGGTAACCTCCTGGTACAACGGGAAGCCCGCTGCCGGGCTTGCGGTGCGAGTTGCCAGCGAGGCGAATGCGCTTGATACCGCAAAAGCGGTGTATGCCACTCTTGATCAGCTGCGGCCTTTTTTCCCGCCGGGTTTTGAAGTCGTCACCAACTATGACTCGACGCCTTTTATTAGTCTCTCGATTAAGAATGTGGTGAAAACACTTATCGAAGCCATTGTGCTGGTCTTCGTTATTATGTTTCTTTTTTTGCAAAATTTAAGAGCAACATTGATCCCAACCTTAGCTATCCCGGTTATTTTACTCGGGACATTTGGCGTACTTTCTACCCTCGGTTACAGCATCAATACGCTGACCATGTTTGCGATGGTACTCGCTATTGGGCTATTGGTGGACGATGCCATTGTGGTGGTAGAGAACGTTGAGCGCCTTATGCAGCAGCAGAAACTGTCACCGGTACAGGCGACACGGCAATCGATGAAGCAGATTAGCGGCGCGCTGTTTGGTATGACAATGGTGTTATCCGCGGTGTTTATCCCGATGATGTTTTTTAGCGGTTCGACCGGCGTTATCTATCGTCAGTTCGCGATTACCATTATTACCGCGATGGTTTTATCGCTATTTATCGCCCTCATTTTTACCCCCGCCCTTTGCGCCACGCTGTTGAAAACGCCCACTGCCGATCGCCATCAGGGACGTTTTTTCCAAAACATAAATCGATTTATTGAGCAAATAACAGATCGTTACAGCAACCTGGTCGGTCACTGTATTACGCGTCCTTTACGACTTATCGCTCTGTATATTCTGCTGATTGTGGTAACGGTAGTGATGTTTATCCGCTTACCTGGCTCATTTCTGCCGCAGGAAGATCAGGCATTTTTGTTTGTGCAGATAACCACTCCCGCCGGCTCCAGTGCTGAACGCACACAGCAAATACTGCATCAAGCCAGTGAATACTTGCTGACGAAAGAGAAAGACACGGTTTTATCCGCATTTATCGGCTCCGGATTTAATTTTGGTGGGCGTGGCCAAAATACCGGGATGATCTGGGTGCGGTTATTACCCTGGGAGCAGAGAACCGCGCCGGCTCAGCATGCCGAAGCGGTTACGCAGCGGCTTAATGCCGTGTTCAGGGAGCAGCTCAGGGATGCAAACGTGGTTGTCTCAATGCCGCCATCGGTCAGGGAACTGGGTAATGTGGCAGGTTTTAATCTCCAGTTAATGAATCAGGCGGGCCTCGATCATCAAGCCTTTCTGGCCGCACGTAACTTGTTTATCGACCAGGCGCGTCAAAGCGCAATACTGGCGAATATTCGGGTAAATAGCGTTGAAGATGCTGCGCAATATCAACTGGTAATTGATAAAGAGCGGGCCAAAGCGTTAGGTGTGCCATTAAATGAAATTAATCAAACATTATCACTCGCCTGGGGGTCGGGATATATCAATGACTTTATCGATCGCGGACGCGTCAAGCGCGTTTATATTCAGGGGCAGGCAGAATCACGTATGCAACCTGATGACCTGCACAAATGGTATGTGCGTAATGAACTGGGAAATATGGTGCCGTTTTCATCCTTCGCGGCGGCAGAATGGGGGGTGGGTTCGCAGAAGCTGACGCGATATAACGGCGTTCCCGCCTATAATATCCAGGGCGTTCCGGCGAGCGGTTACAGTTCAGGCGATGCGATAGCAGAAATAGAGCGCCTTGCCGCCACCTTGCCGGACGGTGTGGGCTACGACTGGACCGGTCTCTCCTATGAAGAGAGGAAAGCCGGGTCGCAGACGGCGATGCTGTACTTAATGTCTTTGATGGTGATTTTTTTATGTCTGGCAGGGCTTTATGAAAGCTGGAGCATTCCTTCAATTGTGATACTGGCGGTGCCTGGCGGCATTATTGGCACAGTACTGCTGATGCTGCTTCGTGGGCTGGCAAATGATGTTTACTTCCAAATTGGCTTACTGACCACCATAGGACTGGCAGCAAAGAATGCCATCCTGATTGTTGAGTTTGCCAAAGCACATTATGACTCAGGGGGAAGTGCCACTGAATCCGCTATGCTCGCCGCACGCCAGCGACTGCGGCCGATAGTCATGACCTCACTGGCTTTTATGCTGGGTGTTCTTCCGCTATTTTTTGCCAGTGGTGCTGGAGCAGCCAGCCAGAATGCAATTGGCACTGCGGTGCTCGGCGGAGTGTTAGCCTCGACTTTTCTGGTGATCCATTTTGTTCCGGTTTTCTTTGTTATTATTACCCGAATTTTTCGCATCAAGCGGAAAAATAAGCACGATGCCAGCATCTTTCCGCAGGTTTAA
- a CDS encoding efflux RND transporter periplasmic adaptor subunit, producing MINKIILIMAGVIILALVAMQLRSLPEKSAAKSATPPSKVGVVTLHKQPVEITTELPGRTMPFRQAEVRPQVSGIIQQRLFIEGEEIGLDQPLYQINAALFEAEVRQRQASLARANAQLHIASQLLHRYNTLAKQNIISRQDYENAESGKNQSQADVLAAQAALDTANINLSFTRVLSPLNGIIGRSRVTEGALVTAQQEMAIATIQQIDPIYVDIVQSSSELLRLRQMLDSGELSRGSAKMSASVQLRLEDNTEYAHQGTLQFAEVTVDRSTGSIVLRALFPNPERLLLPGMFVKARLNQGIAAEGLLIPQRGVTRSVQGDSLVLLVNDSNIVEQRVIRTAQAIDDSWLVTQGVKPGDRVIIEGSQRVKPGMTVAVEEWRSSADDIATAAGGRA from the coding sequence ATGATCAACAAAATCATATTAATTATGGCTGGCGTGATTATTCTGGCGTTGGTCGCAATGCAACTCAGGTCATTGCCAGAAAAATCCGCCGCAAAATCAGCGACGCCGCCGTCAAAAGTTGGCGTAGTGACATTGCATAAACAGCCGGTCGAAATTACCACTGAATTGCCCGGCAGAACCATGCCATTTCGTCAGGCAGAAGTTCGGCCGCAAGTCAGTGGCATTATTCAGCAACGATTATTTATTGAGGGAGAAGAGATCGGCCTTGATCAACCGTTATATCAGATTAATGCTGCACTTTTCGAGGCAGAAGTCAGGCAAAGGCAAGCATCCCTGGCTCGCGCTAACGCCCAGCTACATATTGCCTCACAGCTACTGCATCGATATAACACCCTGGCTAAGCAAAATATTATCAGCCGTCAGGATTATGAAAATGCCGAGTCCGGCAAAAATCAATCTCAGGCTGATGTACTGGCGGCGCAGGCCGCGCTGGATACCGCTAATATTAATCTCTCTTTTACCCGCGTGCTTTCTCCACTGAACGGCATTATTGGCCGCTCGCGGGTGACTGAAGGTGCCCTGGTCACGGCTCAACAGGAAATGGCAATTGCCACTATTCAGCAAATTGATCCTATTTATGTCGATATCGTGCAGTCCAGCAGCGAACTGCTGCGTCTGAGGCAAATGCTCGACAGTGGTGAATTAAGCCGTGGCAGTGCAAAAATGTCCGCCAGCGTGCAGTTACGACTTGAAGACAATACGGAATACGCCCATCAGGGCACATTACAATTTGCCGAAGTAACGGTCGATCGCTCAACCGGATCCATTGTGCTGCGCGCACTGTTTCCCAACCCGGAACGCCTGCTTTTGCCCGGTATGTTTGTTAAAGCGCGTCTGAACCAGGGTATCGCTGCCGAAGGATTACTGATCCCCCAGCGCGGCGTCACCCGCTCAGTACAAGGAGATTCGCTGGTTCTGCTGGTTAATGACAGCAATATCGTTGAGCAACGAGTTATCCGCACCGCACAGGCCATTGACGATAGTTGGTTAGTGACGCAGGGCGTTAAACCGGGTGACAGAGTCATTATCGAGGGCAGCCAAAGAGTAAAACCAGGGATGACGGTAGCGGTTGAGGAGTGGCGCTCGTCTGCGGATGACATCGCCACCGCTGCCGGAGGGCGCGCCTGA
- a CDS encoding bacteriocin immunity protein — MNNKKSISDYTEQEFLALVSRIYNAEEESEEEDVNNLLKFERLCEHPEGSDLIYYPREGREDSPEGVVQEVKEWRQANGKPGFKN, encoded by the coding sequence ATGAATAATAAAAAATCCATTTCTGATTATACTGAGCAAGAATTTTTAGCATTGGTTAGTAGGATCTACAATGCAGAAGAAGAAAGCGAAGAAGAAGATGTAAATAATCTTTTGAAGTTTGAACGTCTGTGTGAACATCCAGAGGGTTCAGACCTTATTTATTATCCACGAGAAGGACGCGAAGATAGTCCAGAAGGTGTTGTTCAGGAAGTCAAAGAATGGCGTCAGGCCAACGGAAAACCGGGCTTTAAGAATTAG